A single region of the Salvelinus sp. IW2-2015 linkage group LG20, ASM291031v2, whole genome shotgun sequence genome encodes:
- the LOC111980149 gene encoding uracil phosphoribosyltransferase homolog → MSRRLSVTGSGSVKMMRVVVEEGLNQLPYSECTVTTPTGHKYDGVKFEKGNCGVSIMRSGEAVEQGLRDCCRSIRIGKILIQSDEDTQKTKVYNAKFPLDINRRKVLLMYPILTKYVSSCTGNTVIEAVRVLTEHGLWAKHILLSHFSTPHKPSTLMVVSIIQEFPEITILTTEVYPVAPTHFGQRYFGTD, encoded by the exons ATGAGTAGGAGGCTCAGTGTGACGGGATCTGGGTCCGTGAAAATG ATGAGAGTAGTGGTTGAAGAGGGACTCAATCAGCTGCCATACAGCGAGTGTACAGTGACCACTCCCACAG GGCATAAGTATGATGGCGTGAAGTTTGAGAAAGGCAACTGCGGTGTCAGCATTATGAGAAGCG gcgagGCCGTGGAGCAGGGACTCAGAGACTGCTGCCGGTCCATCCGTATCGGTAAGATCCTCATCCAGAGTGACGAGGACACTCAGAAGACCAAAGTTTACAACGCCAAGTTCCCCCTAGATATCAACAGGAGGAAAGTCCTCCTAATGTATCCCATTCTCACTAAGTATGTATCATCAT GTACAGGTAACACAGTGATTGAGGCTGTGAGAGTTCTGACTGAACATGGTCTCTGGGCCAAACATATCCTCCTGAGCCACTTCTCCACCCCTCACA agccctcaaCTCTAATGGTTGTGTCCATCATTCAAGAGTTCCCAGAGATCACCATACTGACCACCGAGGTGTACCCTGTGGCTCCCACACACTTTGGCCAGAGGTACTTTGGGACAGACTAG